Proteins from a single region of Crassaminicella profunda:
- a CDS encoding Lin0368 family putative glycerol transporter subunit, with amino-acid sequence MKHIGTICGTAIAGMFVMSVWGAFSDAYGIAGGWFAGLAIIGIMWFLNHFLGVHNNDGAWIDMALGIGVCGTMRDVFRHGVDAGISSLPTLGVVIVGAIVGGLTAYKIEVYLAEKKEKEESAA; translated from the coding sequence ATGAAACATATAGGTACAATTTGTGGAACTGCTATCGCAGGGATGTTTGTTATGAGTGTTTGGGGAGCATTTTCAGATGCATATGGAATAGCTGGTGGATGGTTTGCAGGATTGGCTATTATTGGAATTATGTGGTTCTTGAATCATTTTCTAGGTGTTCATAACAATGATGGGGCATGGATAGATATGGCCCTTGGAATTGGTGTATGTGGAACCATGAGAGATGTATTTAGACATGGTGTGGATGCAGGTATTTCTTCATTACCAACATTAGGCGTTGTGATTGTTGGAGCAATCGTTGGTGGTTTGACAGCTTACAAAATAGAAGTGTATTTAGCTGAGAAAAAAGAGAAAGAAGAATCAGCAGCATAA
- a CDS encoding NAD(P)/FAD-dependent oxidoreductase, giving the protein MLNYDIVVIGGGPAGLAAAIEAKKNGVKNILVVDRDRELGGILQQCIHNGFGLHVFKEELTGPEYADRFINELKEMDIEYKLDTMVLDIDENRELSVMNTKDGFMKIKAKAIILAMGCRERTRGAIAIPGTRPAGVFTAGTAQRYINMEGYMVGKKVVILGSGDIGLIMARRLTLEGAKVLAVAELMPFSSGLTRNIVQCLDDYNIPLLLNHTVTQIKGKDRVEAVVIAEVDHKKKIISGTEKEYTCDTLLLSVGLIPENELSKSAHVKLAPVTGGPMVNESMETTVKGIFACGNVVHVHDLVDWVTKESQKAGKSAAKFIKNQLKDSVDTVKTLAGNGIAYIVPQVIRPSNIENTLDLLMRVKDVYRNGKLIVKGDGKIIKEMNKRHMAPGEMERISIPSRLFKEKNIREISVDVVKAGE; this is encoded by the coding sequence ATGTTAAACTATGATATTGTTGTGATTGGCGGTGGTCCTGCAGGTCTTGCTGCAGCTATAGAAGCTAAGAAAAATGGGGTAAAAAATATTTTGGTAGTTGACAGAGATCGAGAATTGGGAGGAATTTTGCAGCAATGTATTCATAATGGGTTTGGCCTCCATGTCTTTAAAGAAGAATTAACAGGCCCTGAATATGCAGATCGTTTCATTAATGAATTAAAGGAGATGGACATAGAATATAAGTTAGACACAATGGTATTAGATATTGATGAAAATAGAGAATTAAGTGTTATGAATACAAAGGACGGATTTATGAAAATAAAAGCAAAAGCAATTATTTTGGCTATGGGATGCAGAGAAAGAACGAGAGGGGCAATTGCTATACCAGGAACAAGACCTGCTGGAGTATTTACTGCAGGGACCGCTCAAAGATATATAAATATGGAAGGATATATGGTAGGAAAGAAAGTAGTCATATTAGGATCAGGAGATATAGGTCTTATCATGGCAAGAAGACTTACATTAGAAGGTGCTAAAGTGTTAGCTGTAGCTGAATTAATGCCATTTTCAAGTGGGCTTACAAGAAATATTGTACAATGCTTAGATGATTATAATATTCCACTTCTCCTTAATCATACAGTTACACAGATCAAGGGAAAGGATAGAGTAGAAGCTGTTGTGATTGCTGAGGTAGATCATAAGAAAAAAATAATTTCAGGAACAGAAAAAGAATATACTTGTGACACATTACTTTTGTCAGTAGGATTGATTCCAGAAAATGAATTATCAAAGAGTGCTCATGTGAAGTTAGCTCCTGTAACAGGTGGACCAATGGTTAATGAATCTATGGAGACCACTGTAAAAGGTATTTTTGCATGCGGGAATGTTGTTCATGTACATGATCTTGTAGATTGGGTTACAAAAGAAAGTCAGAAAGCAGGAAAAAGTGCAGCCAAGTTTATAAAGAATCAATTAAAAGATTCTGTAGACACCGTGAAAACGCTTGCAGGAAATGGGATTGCTTATATCGTTCCCCAAGTTATCAGACCATCTAATATTGAAAATACATTGGACTTACTCATGAGGGTGAAGGATGTTTATAGAAACGGTAAATTGATCGTTAAAGGGGATGGAAAGATAATAAAAGAAATGAATAAAAGACATATGGCACCAGGAGAAATGGAAAGAATAAGCATACCTTCAAGGTTATTTAAAGAGAAAAATATTAGGGAAATATCTGTGGATGTTGTAAAGGCAGGTGAATAG
- a CDS encoding NAD(P)/FAD-dependent oxidoreductase yields MYDVAVIGAGVVGTFIARELSRYKLRIVILEKDNDVANGTTKANSAIVHAGYDAKAGSNKAKFNVLGNAMFDKVCEELDVPFKRIGSLVVAFNEEDLKTIQDLYENGVKIGVPNMEIIDAKKVKEMEPNLNDHIVGALYAPTAGIIGPFELAIALAENALDNGAELLLNNKVKRIEKNEGGYRIYTNENEIDTKYVINCAGLYSDDIYNMVADSHFKITPRRGQYYLLDKSEGGLVKRTIFQCPTKLGKGVLMSPTVDGNIIIGPDAQDLDDKEARETTREGLSFIKERVMKSCSKIALKNNITTFAGLRAEPSTGDFIIEESKEVKGFINVAGIKSPGLSSSPAIASYVVELVKNMVGDLEERKDFNPKRRKKIRFAELSDDEKIEIIKKDPRYGRIICRCEKITEGEIVDVINRNAGARTVNGVKRRARPGAGRCQGGFCGPRVIEILARELGKDMKDIVKEGTNSYMLTGYTKETSEYEKAKDLVASSRDEESRR; encoded by the coding sequence ATGTATGATGTAGCCGTCATAGGGGCTGGTGTAGTAGGTACTTTTATTGCAAGGGAACTATCTAGATATAAATTACGGATTGTTATCTTAGAAAAGGATAATGATGTGGCAAATGGTACAACAAAGGCAAATAGCGCAATTGTACATGCAGGATATGATGCAAAGGCAGGAAGTAATAAAGCAAAATTCAATGTTTTAGGAAATGCTATGTTTGACAAGGTATGTGAAGAACTTGATGTACCTTTTAAAAGGATTGGATCATTAGTAGTTGCTTTTAATGAGGAAGATTTAAAGACGATTCAAGATCTTTATGAAAATGGAGTAAAAATAGGGGTACCCAATATGGAGATCATTGATGCAAAAAAAGTAAAAGAAATGGAGCCTAATTTAAATGATCATATTGTAGGAGCTTTGTATGCACCTACAGCAGGAATTATAGGACCCTTTGAGTTAGCAATAGCATTAGCAGAAAATGCATTAGATAATGGAGCAGAATTGCTTTTAAACAATAAGGTAAAAAGAATAGAAAAAAATGAAGGTGGATATAGAATTTATACAAATGAAAATGAAATAGATACAAAATATGTAATAAACTGTGCAGGGCTTTATTCAGATGATATTTATAATATGGTAGCAGATAGTCATTTTAAGATTACACCTAGAAGAGGACAATATTATTTATTAGATAAAAGTGAAGGCGGTCTTGTTAAAAGAACGATTTTTCAATGTCCTACAAAACTAGGAAAGGGAGTATTAATGAGTCCTACTGTTGATGGAAATATTATCATTGGACCTGATGCACAGGATTTAGATGATAAGGAAGCTAGAGAAACTACAAGAGAAGGTCTTTCATTTATAAAAGAAAGGGTAATGAAAAGTTGCAGTAAAATAGCATTAAAGAATAATATAACTACTTTTGCAGGTTTAAGAGCTGAACCGAGTACAGGAGATTTCATTATTGAAGAATCTAAAGAGGTAAAAGGATTTATTAATGTTGCAGGTATAAAATCTCCAGGACTTTCTTCTTCACCAGCTATTGCAAGCTATGTAGTTGAATTAGTAAAAAATATGGTAGGAGATCTTGAAGAAAGAAAAGATTTTAATCCAAAGAGAAGAAAAAAAATTCGATTTGCTGAATTAAGTGATGACGAAAAGATAGAAATAATCAAAAAAGATCCGAGATACGGAAGAATTATTTGTAGATGTGAAAAAATCACTGAAGGAGAAATTGTAGATGTCATTAATAGAAATGCTGGAGCTAGAACGGTAAATGGTGTTAAAAGAAGAGCAAGGCCAGGAGCTGGAAGATGTCAAGGGGGATTTTGTGGACCGAGAGTAATTGAAATTTTAGCTAGAGAATTAGGAAAAGATATGAAAGATATTGTAAAAGAAGGAACGAATTCATATATGCTTACAGGTTATACAAAAGAAACCAGTGAATATGAGAAAGCAAAAGATTTAGTGGCGTCTTCTCGTGATGAAGAAAGTAGGAGGTGA
- a CDS encoding late competence development ComFB family protein: MPKNYMEDIVNHLLPSVLEKYNHICTCDKCIKDIKALTLNNLPPLYVASEQGKAFAKSNELSRQFQVNVIQKIVEAIEIVQKNVKHSL; this comes from the coding sequence ATGCCCAAAAATTATATGGAGGATATTGTAAATCATTTATTACCATCTGTTTTAGAAAAATATAATCATATATGTACCTGTGATAAATGTATTAAAGATATAAAAGCATTAACCCTAAATAATTTGCCACCTTTATATGTAGCTAGTGAACAGGGAAAAGCTTTTGCAAAATCCAATGAACTAAGCAGACAATTTCAGGTAAATGTCATTCAAAAAATCGTTGAAGCTATTGAGATTGTCCAAAAAAATGTTAAACACAGCTTATAA
- a CDS encoding DUF362 domain-containing protein, giving the protein MEIVSLIECKDYEYNKVRACIKKTFDNLGGIEKYISKGESVLLKVNLLMKKRPEEATTTHPNFVKALAEELIEYGAKVIIGDSPGGPFNAKILKGIYKVCGYEEFAKDLPVVLNYNTNSVEISNNDGLILKKITAIEVLKEVDKVISVSKLKTHGMMLFTGAVKNMFGIVAGLEKAEYHVRMPNNIDFSNALVDICLVSKPILSFMDGIVGMEGAGPSGGDPRDIGVVIGSTSPYHLDVAATTIVGIEPTKVPTIERCVERELCKGNFEDIELKGDDIKNFILNDFIVPEIRSLDLLEGKIPKFLRDILNGLLQPKPVFIHDKCIGCSDCAKNCPPRVIEMVNKKPIVNLDECIRCFCCQELCPVQAVEIHRPLLMKLLAKL; this is encoded by the coding sequence ATGGAGATTGTTTCTTTAATAGAATGTAAAGATTATGAATACAACAAAGTAAGAGCATGTATTAAAAAAACCTTTGACAATTTGGGAGGTATTGAAAAATATATAAGCAAAGGGGAATCTGTTCTTCTAAAAGTAAATTTACTTATGAAAAAAAGACCTGAAGAAGCTACTACGACACATCCCAATTTTGTTAAAGCTTTAGCAGAAGAGTTAATAGAATATGGTGCAAAAGTAATTATAGGAGATAGTCCAGGGGGGCCATTTAACGCTAAAATATTAAAAGGAATTTACAAGGTTTGCGGTTATGAGGAATTTGCAAAAGATTTGCCAGTCGTATTAAATTATAATACGAATTCAGTAGAAATTAGCAATAATGATGGATTAATCTTAAAAAAAATAACAGCTATTGAAGTATTAAAAGAAGTAGATAAAGTTATATCTGTATCTAAGTTAAAAACCCATGGAATGATGTTGTTTACTGGAGCAGTAAAAAATATGTTTGGAATTGTTGCAGGACTAGAAAAAGCAGAATATCATGTGCGTATGCCAAATAATATTGATTTTTCAAATGCTTTAGTAGATATTTGTTTAGTTTCTAAGCCTATTTTATCATTTATGGATGGTATAGTTGGAATGGAAGGGGCAGGCCCTAGTGGAGGAGATCCCAGAGACATAGGGGTTGTGATTGGGTCTACTAGTCCATATCATTTAGATGTAGCAGCCACAACGATTGTTGGAATAGAACCTACTAAAGTACCAACTATTGAAAGGTGCGTAGAGAGAGAATTATGCAAAGGTAATTTTGAAGATATAGAACTAAAAGGTGATGATATAAAGAATTTTATATTGAATGATTTTATTGTCCCTGAAATAAGAAGCTTGGATTTATTAGAAGGGAAAATTCCTAAGTTTTTAAGAGATATTTTAAATGGACTACTGCAACCAAAACCAGTATTTATCCATGATAAATGTATAGGCTGTAGTGATTGTGCAAAAAATTGTCCACCCCGTGTGATAGAAATGGTCAATAAAAAACCTATAGTAAATTTAGACGAATGTATACGATGTTTTTGCTGTCAGGAATTATGTCCAGTACAAGCTGTTGAGATTCATCGACCATTGCTTATGAAATTATTGGCTAAGTTATAG
- the glpK gene encoding glycerol kinase GlpK — MDKKYILALDQGTTSSRAILFDHDGKIVKVAQKEFTQIYPKPGWVEHDAMEIWGTQSGVAREVLEIAGVKPDEIAAIGITNQRETTVVWDKFTGKPVYNAIVWQSRQTASICDDLKARGLEEYIRENTGLVVDAYFSGTKVKWILDHVEGAREKAEKGDLLFGTMDTWLIWNLTRGKVHVTDYSNASRTLLYNIKDLKWDENILKELDIPSSMLPEVKPSSDVYGYTDPKTFGGAQIPIAGAAGDQQAALFGQACFTPGMAKNTYGTGCFMLMNTGKDMIPSKNGLLTTIAWGADGVVEYALEGSIFVAGASIQWLRDELRLIDHAKDSEYFATQVKDTNGVYVVPAFVGLGAPYWDMYARGTIVGLTRGANRNHIIRATLESIAYQTRDVLEAMQEDSSIDLKELKVDGGAVANNFLMQFQSDLLNVPVQRPEVIETTALGAAYLAGLAVGFWESKEEIAKKWNIDKTFNPEMDELEKEKLYAGWKKAVNRSLKWEAAEEKEMAEEAAASKE, encoded by the coding sequence ATGGATAAAAAATACATATTAGCTTTAGATCAAGGAACAACAAGCTCAAGAGCAATATTATTTGATCATGATGGAAAGATTGTAAAGGTTGCTCAAAAAGAGTTTACACAAATATATCCAAAGCCTGGCTGGGTTGAACATGATGCCATGGAAATATGGGGAACACAAAGTGGTGTAGCTAGAGAAGTATTAGAAATTGCTGGTGTAAAACCAGATGAAATAGCAGCAATTGGTATTACGAATCAAAGAGAAACCACTGTAGTATGGGACAAATTTACTGGAAAACCTGTTTATAATGCAATTGTATGGCAATCTCGCCAAACAGCAAGCATTTGTGATGATTTAAAAGCAAGAGGTCTTGAAGAATATATTCGTGAAAATACAGGACTTGTAGTGGACGCATATTTTTCAGGGACGAAGGTTAAGTGGATTTTAGATCATGTTGAAGGAGCAAGAGAGAAGGCTGAAAAAGGAGATTTATTATTTGGTACTATGGATACATGGCTTATTTGGAATTTGACAAGAGGAAAAGTACATGTAACAGATTATTCAAATGCATCAAGAACTTTATTATATAATATTAAAGACCTTAAATGGGATGAGAATATTTTAAAAGAATTAGATATACCTAGTTCTATGCTTCCGGAAGTAAAACCATCTAGTGATGTTTATGGATATACTGATCCAAAAACTTTTGGTGGAGCACAGATTCCTATCGCTGGAGCTGCAGGAGATCAACAAGCAGCATTATTCGGTCAGGCTTGCTTTACTCCAGGTATGGCAAAAAATACATATGGAACAGGCTGCTTTATGCTCATGAATACAGGGAAAGATATGATTCCATCTAAGAATGGACTACTTACAACGATTGCTTGGGGAGCAGATGGTGTAGTTGAATATGCTCTTGAAGGAAGTATCTTTGTTGCAGGTGCATCTATTCAGTGGCTTAGAGATGAGTTAAGATTAATTGATCATGCAAAGGATAGTGAATATTTTGCTACACAAGTTAAGGATACAAATGGTGTATATGTAGTACCTGCATTTGTTGGTCTTGGAGCACCTTATTGGGATATGTATGCAAGGGGGACTATTGTAGGTCTTACTAGAGGAGCAAACAGAAATCATATTATTCGTGCTACCCTTGAATCTATTGCATATCAGACAAGAGATGTATTAGAAGCAATGCAGGAAGATTCAAGTATTGATCTTAAGGAGTTAAAGGTTGATGGTGGTGCTGTTGCAAATAACTTCTTAATGCAATTCCAGTCTGATCTATTAAATGTACCTGTTCAAAGACCAGAGGTAATTGAAACAACTGCTCTTGGAGCAGCATATCTTGCAGGTCTTGCAGTAGGTTTCTGGGAAAGTAAAGAAGAGATTGCTAAGAAGTGGAATATTGATAAAACATTTAATCCAGAAATGGATGAATTAGAAAAAGAAAAATTATATGCTGGTTGGAAGAAAGCAGTAAATCGTTCATTAAAGTGGGAAGCAGCAGAAGAAAAAGAAATGGCTGAAGAAGCTGCTGCATCAAAAGAATAA
- a CDS encoding DUF1667 domain-containing protein, with translation MDKKEIICIVCPMGCRLTVSKEEDGYKVTGNTCKRGEAYGVKEMTNPTRVIPTTVKIKNGFLKRLSVKTNKPVPKELIFKCMEIINGVEVEAPVKIGDVIIHNILGTGIDVVATKTMEKIQ, from the coding sequence ATGGATAAAAAAGAAATTATTTGTATTGTTTGTCCAATGGGCTGCAGACTTACCGTAAGTAAAGAGGAAGATGGTTATAAGGTTACAGGAAATACCTGCAAAAGAGGAGAAGCTTATGGGGTAAAGGAGATGACAAATCCTACTCGAGTGATTCCTACTACTGTAAAAATAAAAAATGGATTTTTAAAAAGGCTTTCAGTAAAAACAAATAAACCTGTTCCCAAAGAACTGATTTTTAAATGTATGGAAATCATCAATGGTGTTGAAGTGGAAGCACCAGTTAAAATAGGTGATGTGATTATTCATAATATATTAGGAACAGGTATAGATGTAGTTGCCACAAAAACCATGGAAAAAATACAGTGA
- the plsY gene encoding glycerol-3-phosphate 1-O-acyltransferase PlsY, translated as MTKYILLVIVAYLVGSIPFSYITAKFIGNIDIRKHGSGNSGATNVLRTLGPKAGAIAFILDFLKGFILALIGEKLLGSQGGAIASTFVVIGHCYPFSLGFKGGKGVATAGGTIFALYPLIGVILLIIHFSITGLTRMVSLASITVAASFPILCFIFKEPIPFILYALCLGSFVIYKHKANIKRLLAGTESKIHFKK; from the coding sequence ATGACAAAATATATTTTATTAGTAATCGTAGCATATCTAGTTGGAAGCATTCCTTTTTCTTACATTACTGCAAAATTTATAGGAAATATTGATATAAGAAAACATGGCAGTGGAAATTCTGGTGCTACGAATGTCCTTAGAACACTAGGCCCAAAAGCAGGCGCCATTGCTTTTATACTAGACTTCCTAAAGGGATTTATTCTTGCCCTTATTGGAGAAAAATTATTAGGCAGTCAAGGTGGAGCTATTGCTTCTACTTTTGTAGTCATTGGTCACTGTTATCCCTTTTCTCTAGGTTTTAAAGGCGGCAAAGGGGTTGCTACTGCTGGTGGAACAATTTTTGCTCTATATCCCCTTATAGGCGTTATATTGTTGATTATCCATTTTTCTATTACAGGACTTACAAGAATGGTTTCTTTAGCTTCTATTACTGTAGCTGCTTCATTTCCAATTTTGTGTTTTATTTTTAAAGAGCCTATACCCTTTATACTATATGCTTTATGTTTAGGTTCCTTTGTTATTTACAAACATAAAGCAAATATAAAAAGATTATTGGCTGGAACTGAATCAAAAATACATTTTAAAAAATAA
- a CDS encoding sigma-54 interaction domain-containing protein → MRIANFSSVNQRKSVKKEDISYSHLFDYFVDGVCIINEFGNIEYMNRAYEKIFHVNGFLQEGKSIFATKNDELILNAFRKKKNLKGKIRLCKGSMEIEGSVSPLYEGNQFKGVIAIYRKDDTKDEKTNILELPTSFNQWDFELDKPFGKIIGNSPSIKKALLRAQKASKILSTVLIRGESGTGKELVAKAIHENSQREAGPFVAINCGAIPSELLESELFGHEQGAFTGALKRKIGKFERANHGTVFLDEIGDLPMEMQVKLLRILQEKEFERIGGNEVIHVDIRIIAATNKNLEHMMDEGKFREDLYYRLNVIPIYLPPLRERKMDVPLLIEYFIKKISKNMEVDPVKLTKEAEACLAAYKWPGNIRELQNTVERIIALADEPLIDVEHIPRNISNIYKMYARDQESTGLINMNKKGALATLEEYEKEIIKMALNTFGSFNAAGNALGITHKTVASKARKYKIIENES, encoded by the coding sequence GTGAGAATAGCAAATTTTTCTTCTGTTAATCAAAGAAAAAGTGTAAAAAAAGAGGATATCAGTTATTCTCATTTATTTGATTATTTTGTAGATGGTGTGTGCATTATTAATGAGTTTGGAAATATAGAATATATGAATAGGGCTTATGAAAAAATATTTCATGTAAATGGATTTTTGCAGGAAGGAAAAAGTATTTTTGCAACTAAAAATGATGAACTTATTTTAAATGCCTTTCGTAAAAAGAAAAATTTAAAAGGGAAAATCCGTCTTTGTAAAGGATCAATGGAAATTGAAGGATCTGTTTCTCCATTGTATGAAGGGAATCAGTTTAAAGGAGTTATTGCTATCTATAGAAAAGATGATACAAAAGACGAGAAAACCAATATATTGGAACTTCCTACTTCTTTTAATCAATGGGATTTTGAGCTTGATAAGCCCTTTGGAAAGATTATTGGTAATAGTCCCTCTATAAAAAAAGCCCTTTTAAGAGCTCAAAAAGCTTCAAAAATTTTATCAACGGTTTTGATCAGAGGAGAAAGTGGAACGGGAAAAGAGTTAGTAGCTAAAGCTATTCATGAAAACAGCCAAAGAGAGGCAGGGCCTTTTGTTGCCATAAACTGTGGCGCTATTCCATCTGAGTTATTAGAGTCAGAGCTGTTTGGTCATGAGCAAGGGGCTTTTACAGGGGCTTTAAAAAGAAAAATTGGAAAATTTGAAAGAGCCAATCATGGCACCGTATTTTTAGATGAAATAGGAGATTTGCCTATGGAAATGCAAGTGAAACTCCTAAGGATATTACAAGAGAAAGAATTTGAAAGAATTGGTGGAAATGAAGTCATTCATGTGGATATTCGAATTATTGCAGCTACAAACAAAAATTTAGAACACATGATGGATGAGGGGAAATTCCGAGAAGATTTATATTATCGATTAAATGTAATTCCTATATATTTACCTCCTCTTAGGGAGAGAAAGATGGATGTTCCTTTATTGATTGAATACTTTATAAAAAAGATTTCAAAAAATATGGAAGTAGATCCTGTAAAGTTGACAAAAGAAGCTGAAGCATGTTTGGCTGCATATAAATGGCCTGGAAATATAAGAGAACTTCAAAACACGGTGGAAAGAATCATTGCCCTAGCAGATGAGCCTCTTATAGATGTTGAACATATACCAAGAAATATATCTAATATTTATAAAATGTATGCTAGAGATCAAGAATCTACTGGCTTAATCAATATGAATAAAAAGGGTGCTTTAGCAACATTAGAAGAATATGAAAAGGAAATAATAAAAATGGCATTAAACACTTTTGGAAGTTTTAATGCAGCAGGAAACGCATTAGGGATTACACATAAGACGGTAGCATCAAAAGCAAGAAAATATAAAATTATAGAAAATGAGAGCTAA
- a CDS encoding Lin0368 family putative glycerol transporter subunit, whose protein sequence is MTFPHMVTTFAGAFIFPFLLRLCVGKMVDEWGSIAGWMFAAFVVGTTWSLTHGVGFIFQSGTAWIDQAWAGAFGLFVASAAAGDHVGKGLTNGVFAIIGGTIGGFILSCL, encoded by the coding sequence ATGACATTTCCTCATATGGTAACAACTTTTGCAGGAGCATTCATTTTTCCTTTCTTACTTCGATTATGTGTAGGGAAAATGGTTGACGAGTGGGGTTCTATAGCAGGATGGATGTTTGCAGCATTTGTTGTTGGGACTACATGGAGCTTAACCCATGGGGTAGGGTTTATTTTCCAATCAGGAACTGCCTGGATAGATCAGGCTTGGGCAGGAGCATTTGGATTGTTTGTAGCATCTGCAGCAGCAGGGGATCACGTTGGAAAAGGATTAACAAACGGAGTTTTCGCAATTATTGGAGGAACAATAGGTGGATTTATACTCTCATGTCTTTAA
- a CDS encoding sensor histidine kinase — protein MNKLKNKLNLFHSNSISKQFLINYSFLFVLLLVIIGFTFIANYLYVNSMYITSEIDIERVYKNTLDHGMKKAFELEYLPENAYLEYIDDHLTVLSAYNSSHKIGYTYSQKHYNEMIFDDPYGFMVYYPEHKNEFLLIYLPPEKNFIDIFIFTGSFFIISLIIAIILYAKVTSIQIVQPINHILAGVKIISDGDYCNKINFESKNELGVLRDAINQMTGKIQEEISLREKSESNRKRLILDISHDLKTPLTNIAGYAQTLSSSDDLSTEQKDNYLDIILTNSNRANNLIQDLFELSQMEMEEKILMKEEKNLCELLRRILISYIPELETNHMAYTFEIPEFPIWCLIHEQKIERAIGNIITNSIKYSGKNTTLYLEMKVSKNNAIIIIQDTGIGITKEFVPVIFEPFVRADLSRNTKSGGTGLGLAITKKIMEKHEGQIYLDSDYKNGCRFVISLPLSKTT, from the coding sequence ATGAATAAATTAAAAAACAAACTCAATTTATTTCATAGTAACAGCATCTCCAAACAATTCTTAATCAATTATAGCTTTTTATTTGTTTTACTTCTTGTAATTATTGGTTTTACTTTTATCGCTAATTACTTATATGTAAATTCCATGTATATCACTTCTGAGATTGATATCGAACGTGTTTATAAAAATACATTGGACCACGGAATGAAAAAAGCATTTGAATTAGAATATCTTCCCGAAAATGCTTATTTAGAATATATAGATGATCATTTAACCGTACTTTCAGCCTATAATAGTTCCCATAAAATAGGTTATACCTATTCGCAAAAACATTATAATGAAATGATTTTTGATGATCCTTATGGCTTTATGGTCTATTATCCAGAGCATAAAAATGAATTTTTGTTAATTTATCTTCCTCCTGAAAAAAATTTTATCGATATCTTCATATTTACGGGAAGTTTTTTTATCATCAGCTTAATCATTGCAATCATTCTTTATGCAAAGGTAACCTCTATTCAAATTGTACAACCAATCAATCACATACTAGCAGGAGTTAAAATTATTAGTGACGGAGATTATTGTAATAAAATCAATTTTGAATCAAAAAATGAATTAGGCGTATTAAGAGATGCAATTAATCAAATGACAGGCAAAATTCAAGAAGAAATAAGTCTTAGAGAAAAATCTGAATCTAATAGAAAAAGATTAATCTTAGATATATCTCATGACCTAAAAACACCACTAACCAATATAGCTGGATATGCTCAAACCCTTTCCTCAAGTGATGATTTATCTACTGAGCAAAAGGATAATTATTTAGATATTATTCTCACTAATAGTAATCGAGCAAACAACCTTATTCAAGATTTATTTGAATTATCTCAAATGGAAATGGAAGAAAAGATTCTCATGAAAGAAGAGAAAAATTTATGTGAACTATTGAGAAGAATCTTAATCAGCTATATCCCAGAACTAGAAACAAATCATATGGCATATACCTTTGAAATTCCTGAGTTTCCAATATGGTGCCTTATTCATGAGCAAAAAATAGAAAGAGCCATTGGAAATATAATTACAAATAGCATTAAATATAGTGGAAAAAATACCACCCTTTATTTAGAAATGAAGGTTTCTAAAAATAATGCAATCATTATTATACAAGATACTGGCATTGGCATTACCAAAGAGTTTGTACCCGTTATCTTCGAGCCTTTTGTTCGTGCGGATCTTTCAAGAAATACTAAATCTGGAGGAACTGGATTGGGACTAGCTATTACTAAAAAAATTATGGAGAAACACGAGGGGCAAATATACTTAGATTCAGATTACAAAAATGGTTGTAGATTTGTTATTTCTCTTCCACTTAGTAAAACAACTTGA